The Calditrichota bacterium genome contains the following window.
AGAAGTATCTCACAGTTTATGGAACCGAACAAGAATACATCCAGAAGTTTCCAGGTATTTCACAATGGTCTCCGTGCAATAATCTCACAGGAAAATCAATAGGTTAGCATGCTCCCCCCTTTCAAAAACGAAACCCTGACCGACTTCAGCCGGCCTGAAAACCGGTCGGCAATGGAGTCCGCACTCACAGCCGTAAAGTCACAACTTGGCCGTCAGTATCCCGTCGTCATCGGCGGCAGACGTTACGACGGGCCCGATTACTTCGACTCAATCAACCCGGCCCGTCATACCGAGGTAGTCGGTCAATTCACCAAAGGCACCCGCGAAATGGCTCTCGAGAGCATCGAGACCGCTGCTCGAACCTTCGAGGAGTGGAAGTATGTCCCGCCCGACGAACGCGCACGCTACCTGCTCCATGCCGCCGCCATTATGCGCCGCCGCAAGCACGAATTCGCCGCGACGATGGTCCTTGAGGTCTCGAAGTCGTGGGTCGAAGCCGATGCCGATGTCGCCGAGGCGATCGACTTTCTCGAGTTCTACGCCCGTGAAATGATGCGGCTTGGGGCGCCGCAACTGATCACCCCCTATCCCGGCGAGGAGAACGAACTCTATTACATCCCCCTCGGCGTCTGTGCGGTGATTCCCCCCTGGAACTTCCCGCTCGCGATCCTGGTCGGAATGACCTCGGCGGCTATAGTAGCCGGGAACACTGTGGTCTTGAAGCCGGCTTCGACTTCGCCGCTCATCGCCTGGAAGTTCTTCGAACTGATGGAGGAGGTAAGTCTCCCGGGGGGAGTCCTCAATTTCCTGCCCGGCCCCGGCGGAGCCATCGGCGATACTATTGTCGATCACCCCAAGACGCGGCTCATCGCCTTCACCGGCTCAATGGACATCGGGCTGCGCATCCAGGAACGCGCCGCCAAGGTCAACCCGGGGCAAATCTGGATCAAGCGCACCATTCTTGAGATGGGCGGTAAAGACTTTATCCTGGTCGATGAAACAGCCGACCTCGACGCCGCAGCGGACGGCATCGTCGCCAGCGCTTTCGGTTTCCAGGGACAGAAATGCTCGGCTTGCAGCCGCGCTATTATCCACGAATCGGTCTATGATGATATGGTGGAGAAGATCGCCGCGCGGACGAAGAAGATCAAGATGGGTATTACGGAGGACCCGTCGAATGCAATGGGCGCCGTCATCGACCGGTCGGCTTATGAGAAAATCTACTCCTACGTCGACTTGGGCCGTCAGGAAGGGCGTATCGTGGCGGGCGGAGGCAAAGGACCCGAGACCGGCTACTTCATCGAGCCGACCGTCGTAGCCGACGTCATGCCTGACTCAAGGCTGGCTCAGGAGGAGATTTTCGGGCCGGTATTGTCGGTGATCAAGTGCCGCGACTTCGATGACGGCATCGCCATCGCCAACGGCACTATCTACGGCTTGACCGGCGGGCTATATTCCCACTCGCGCGAGCGACTCGAACGCGGCCGACGCGAACTCCATTGTGGTAACCTCTACCTGAACCGCAAGTGCACCGGTGCGCTGGTTGGAGTCCAGCCCTTCGGAGGGTTCAACATGTCGGGCACGGACTCAAAGGCCGGGGGATACGATTACCTGCTGCTCTTCACGCAAGCGAAGTCGGTCACCGAGCGGTTCTAAAAGGATATGACGTGAACCTCTCCACCCTTGCGGTCCATGCCGGAGCGCTTGAAACTCCTCAATTCGGCCCCGGCACAACGCCGATCTATCAAACGACCACCTTCGCGCTGACCGACGAAGTCTATGCCGCGATGCGTGAAGGCCGGTCGCGCGACATCCTCGTCTATTCGCGCTACGACAATCCGACCATTCGCGCTGTCGAGCGCAAAATGGCAGCACTCGAAGGCGCCGAGGATGCGCTCCTCTTCAGTTCCGGTATGGGTGCGATATCGGGTCTATTTGGAGCCTATCTGAGGCCGGGCGACCGGCTGGTCATATCGGACAACCTCTACGGATACACACGCACACTGGTCGAAGGACCAGTGCGCCGGTACGGCGTCGAGGTCGTTTTCGTCGCAGGCGCAGATGACCGGCAGTGGGAGGAAGCCCTCCGCCAACCGGCTCGGATGGTCTATTGTGAGACGATATCGAATCCCCTGCTGCGGCTGGTCGATCTACGCCGCGTCGCCGGGCTGGCCCGGGCGGCCGGCGCCATCTCCGCCATCGACAACACCTTTGCGTCGCCGGTCAACAGCCGGCCGCTCGGCGATGGTTTCGACCTCGTCATCGAAAGCGCCACCAAATATCTGAACGGCCATACTGACGTAACAGCCGGCTTCGTATCGGGCTCCCATGCCTTGATCAAACTACTTTGGGAGCACCGTACCGCCTTTGGCAGCAATGCCGACCCGCATGCCGCCTACTTGCTTGAACGCGGAATGAAGACCCTGGTCCTGCGGGTTGAATGCCAAAATCGCAGCGCCGCCCGGGTTACAGATTTCCTCTCCGAACACAAGAGCGTCGAGTGGGTTACCTATCCGGGCCATACCAATCACCCTCAAGCCGATCTGGCACGCCGTCAATTGACTGGATTCGGAGGCATGGTCGCCTTTTCGGTCGGAAGCGACGAACGCGCAATCAACTTGATGCGCTCCCTCAAGGTGATAAAGGAAGCGACCAGCCTCGGAGGGGTCGAGTCGGTCATTTCCATGCCGATGAACACTTCCCATGCCCGAATGTCTATCGAAGACCTGGCCCGTCACGGCATCACTCCCGGAACGCTGAGGCTTTCTGTCGGGATCGAAGAAACCTCCGACCTGATCGCCGACCTGGAGCAAGCTCTTACAGCCTGACTATACCCGAACCAGAAAGACCGGTATCCCCAACTTTCTCCGCACCGGCGTCGCGGTCGAGCCGGTGAAGAAACTGACCGGGAACCGGTGCCCATGCTGCCCCATCACCAAGAGATCGAGGTTCGCCTCCCCTGCCAGCCGAATGATCTCCCGGGATGGCTCGCCGAAGCCGAGATGAGTCTCCACTTTATGTCCCAGCGCTTCGATTTCCCCTTTTAACTGCTTCAGATAACTGTCGTCGGCGGCGACCTCGGCGTCCGATGACTCGTCCTTCCAGAATCTCGGCCCCATCCCCTCGGCGACATGGATCAGGATAAGTGACGCCTCGTTCTGCGTAGCGAGCGGGATCGCTTGCGCCAGAATCTGTCGGTCGCGTTCGGTCGCTTCGAGCGCCACTCCGATGCGGCGGTAGGGCTCGGCTCGCAAGTCGGCAGTGGTTATAGCTTTGTGGATCGCTTCCCGCCTCCGCTTGGCTTCTTTCAGGAAGGGGCTGAACGTTACATAGAGCAGCAGCCCTCCGATAAGCCCCGCTAACGGCAGCGCGACCAGCCATATCAGCGCTACGTTCTCACCGGCAGTTCCGATCCAATCGCCAAACGTGTCGGTTACCAACTTCAGGTTCAGTCCGACGATGATCGCCGCGACCAGCCAGGCCAGAATAACTACCCACAACTTGTTGGCAAACTGCCCCATGCGCTTCCCGTCGCTGGTGAAGTGAATGAGCGGAATCACGGCAAACGGCAGTTGCAGAGACAGGATTACCTGCGACAGGATGAGCAGTCGGTAGGTTCCTTCTGCGCCCA
Protein-coding sequences here:
- the pruA gene encoding L-glutamate gamma-semialdehyde dehydrogenase, translating into MLPPFKNETLTDFSRPENRSAMESALTAVKSQLGRQYPVVIGGRRYDGPDYFDSINPARHTEVVGQFTKGTREMALESIETAARTFEEWKYVPPDERARYLLHAAAIMRRRKHEFAATMVLEVSKSWVEADADVAEAIDFLEFYAREMMRLGAPQLITPYPGEENELYYIPLGVCAVIPPWNFPLAILVGMTSAAIVAGNTVVLKPASTSPLIAWKFFELMEEVSLPGGVLNFLPGPGGAIGDTIVDHPKTRLIAFTGSMDIGLRIQERAAKVNPGQIWIKRTILEMGGKDFILVDETADLDAAADGIVASAFGFQGQKCSACSRAIIHESVYDDMVEKIAARTKKIKMGITEDPSNAMGAVIDRSAYEKIYSYVDLGRQEGRIVAGGGKGPETGYFIEPTVVADVMPDSRLAQEEIFGPVLSVIKCRDFDDGIAIANGTIYGLTGGLYSHSRERLERGRRELHCGNLYLNRKCTGALVGVQPFGGFNMSGTDSKAGGYDYLLLFTQAKSVTERF
- a CDS encoding PLP-dependent transferase encodes the protein MHRCAGWSPALRRVQHVGHGLKGRGIRLPAALHASEVGHRAVLKGYDVNLSTLAVHAGALETPQFGPGTTPIYQTTTFALTDEVYAAMREGRSRDILVYSRYDNPTIRAVERKMAALEGAEDALLFSSGMGAISGLFGAYLRPGDRLVISDNLYGYTRTLVEGPVRRYGVEVVFVAGADDRQWEEALRQPARMVYCETISNPLLRLVDLRRVAGLARAAGAISAIDNTFASPVNSRPLGDGFDLVIESATKYLNGHTDVTAGFVSGSHALIKLLWEHRTAFGSNADPHAAYLLERGMKTLVLRVECQNRSAARVTDFLSEHKSVEWVTYPGHTNHPQADLARRQLTGFGGMVAFSVGSDERAINLMRSLKVIKEATSLGGVESVISMPMNTSHARMSIEDLARHGITPGTLRLSVGIEETSDLIADLEQALTA